The nucleotide sequence CGTCTTGACAGGCTCAGCCCTCGTCCGCGGTGAAGTCCGGCGTCGCCCGGCGGTGCCGGCGGAAGCGCGCGGGCAGCTCGTCGAGGATGCCATACACCACCGGCACCATGAGCAGGGTCAGAAACATCGAGCTTAGCAGCCCGCCGATAACCGCGATCGCCATCGGCGCCCGCATCTCCGCGCCCTGCCCCAGCCCCAAAGCGACGGGCGCCATGCCGAAGACCATCGCCGCCGTCGTCATCAGGATCGGCCGCAGTCGCGTCGGCCCCGCCTGCAGCAGTGCCGCGTCACGTTCGAGTCCGCGCCGGCGCAGGGTATTGGTGTAGTCCACCAGCAGGATGGCATTCTTGGTGACCAGCCCCATCAGCATGACGATGCCGATGAGCGACATGATGTTGACGGTGCCGCCGGTGAGCCACAGCAGCACCGCCGCGCCGACGATGGACAGCGGCAGCGACAGGCCGATGGTGAAGGGGTGGACGAAGGACTCGAACTGCGCCGCCAGCACCATGTACACGAACAGCACCGACAACCCCAGCGCGAAGTAGATGGGCCCGAAGATCTCGCGCCGGGACTCGACGTCGCCGCGATAGGTCACCTTGTAGCCGCGGGGAAGCTGCTTCGCGTAGGGCGCGAGTCGCTGCGTGATCTGATCCGACACCGGTCCCGAGACATACCCGCCGAGCAGATTGGCACGCAGGCTGACGGTGCGCTCCTTGTCGGTGCGAGTGATGACGGTGGGGCCGGTCGCGGGTCCCAGGTGCGCCACGTCGCGCAGGGGCACGAGCTGACCGCTGACGCCGACGAGGGCGAGATCCTCGAGCTGGCCGACGCGCTGTCGGTCGCGGTCGCGCAACTGCACGCGCACATCGTACTCATCGCCGCCCTCGCGATAGCGGGTCGCCACCACCCCGTCCACGGCGGCGCGCAGCGCCAGGGCGATCTGAGCGGGGGTCAGCCCCCGATTCGCCGCCTTGACCCGGTCCACGCGCACGATGGACTCGGGGCTGCCGGGCTGCACCGACAGATCGAGATCGGTGACGCCGGGGATATCGCGAATGCGATCCCTCCAGCGCCCGGCGATGCGCAGCAGTTCTTCCACCTCGGCGCCCGTCAGGTCAATCTGAATGGGCGCCGCCGACGGGCCGAACGTCTCGGCGGGGTTGACGCTGGCGATGAGGTCGGGCCAGGAGCGCAGCTCCCGGCGCACTTCGTCCATAATCGCCCACGAGGTGCGCGCGCGCTTGGATTTCAGCTTGACGTCAATCGTCGCTTCATTGGCGCCGCCCCCGCCGCCGAAGATGGAGGCCGCGCCGCCTCCGCCCACGCGCGCCAGCACGCGCTCCACCTCCGGCACCCGCAGCAGCAGGTCCTCGACTCCCCGCGCCACCTGGTCCGTGCTCGCCAGCGACGCGCCGCCGGGGAGCTTGAGCTGCACCTGGAGATCATCGGTATCCAGCCGTGGGAAGGGCTCTTGGGGGACGGCGAAGCGAATCAGCAGCAGGCCGCCGATGAACGACCCTACCCCGATCAGCACCACCAGCCGGCGGTGACGCAGCGACCAGTCGAGGGCGCCGCGGTAGGCGACATCCACCCGGTCGTAGAACGCGCCGATGCGATCGAGCACCCCCCCGCCGCCGGGCCGCTTCGCGCGCGGGCGCACTAGCAGGCGCGAGGCGAG is from Armatimonadota bacterium and encodes:
- a CDS encoding efflux RND transporter permease subunit, whose protein sequence is MSIWGLAVRRPIFIAMVMLALVVVGFIGYSRLGMDLLPQLNIPYVTVIVVYPGAGPREIETEVTKRIEDAVATTRNVKHISSSSFEGVSAVVIEFEVGIDADLAAQDIRDKVAPIEAELPADAERPVISKVDLEARSVLELAVASDLALTRLRRLAQDTIAPRLERVNGVAAANVYGGLQREIQVAVDRGRLQAYGFSFDQLAQTLAAGNLDLPAGHINDIGRRITVRVPATYDSIEDIRRTLIMTPQGPVRLRDIAEVRDTHQEADTITRLNRRPTVNISVIKVAEANIVQTAAGVRQAVDELNRQLPAGTKIEVVLDRSEFARESVADVTNNLILGGLLAVIVVFLFLRSFRSTVIASFALPTSVISAFGLMYFAGFTLNMLSMLALALAIGMLIDDAIVVVENVFRHLEEGESPREAAINGTGEIALAVTAITLTIVVVFAPIAFMRGIAGQFFREFGLTVAFAVLVSLLVSLTLTPMLASRLLVRPRAKRPGGGGVLDRIGAFYDRVDVAYRGALDWSLRHRRLVVLIGVGSFIGGLLLIRFAVPQEPFPRLDTDDLQVQLKLPGGASLASTDQVARGVEDLLLRVPEVERVLARVGGGGAASIFGGGGGANEATIDVKLKSKRARTSWAIMDEVRRELRSWPDLIASVNPAETFGPSAAPIQIDLTGAEVEELLRIAGRWRDRIRDIPGVTDLDLSVQPGSPESIVRVDRVKAANRGLTPAQIALALRAAVDGVVATRYREGGDEYDVRVQLRDRDRQRVGQLEDLALVGVSGQLVPLRDVAHLGPATGPTVITRTDKERTVSLRANLLGGYVSGPVSDQITQRLAPYAKQLPRGYKVTYRGDVESRREIFGPIYFALGLSVLFVYMVLAAQFESFVHPFTIGLSLPLSIVGAAVLLWLTGGTVNIMSLIGIVMLMGLVTKNAILLVDYTNTLRRRGLERDAALLQAGPTRLRPILMTTAAMVFGMAPVALGLGQGAEMRAPMAIAVIGGLLSSMFLTLLMVPVVYGILDELPARFRRHRRATPDFTADEG